Proteins found in one Brevibacillus brevis genomic segment:
- a CDS encoding ACT domain-containing protein: protein MTQYAGLRELAELIRRLEPELAGAQLSILAHENKEEIATLLVEGLGMKVPVQHSSGEYANHLAILRVGANKYTFAQDWREVYISEINYCACRIPPGAHGLLVHHIDYPGVIYDVSRKLAEYEINVSKLNVSREQKGKNALLVSVTDEEITPTIVSAIEELPQITRVLSLQ, encoded by the coding sequence ATGACCCAATATGCTGGACTGCGTGAGCTGGCTGAACTGATTCGAAGACTCGAGCCAGAGTTAGCGGGTGCACAATTAAGTATTCTTGCTCATGAGAATAAAGAGGAAATCGCAACACTGCTAGTGGAAGGACTCGGAATGAAGGTTCCTGTCCAACACAGCTCCGGCGAATATGCGAATCATTTGGCGATTTTGCGTGTTGGAGCGAACAAGTACACCTTTGCGCAAGACTGGAGAGAAGTGTACATCAGTGAAATCAACTACTGTGCGTGTCGCATACCTCCAGGGGCCCATGGATTGTTGGTTCACCATATCGATTATCCAGGCGTGATTTATGATGTCTCACGAAAACTGGCCGAGTATGAAATCAATGTTTCCAAGTTGAATGTATCGCGCGAGCAAAAAGGGAAGAATGCCCTGCTTGTCTCTGTGACTGATGAAGAGATTACACCGACGATTGTTTCCGCCATCGAAGAGCTGCCCCAAATCACCAGAGTGTTATCACTACAGTAA